The Spirosoma sp. SC4-14 DNA window TCTTCGTTCTGACCATTGGCATACATGTCGGCCGTGTCCCAGAAAGTAATGCCAAGGTCAAGTGCTTTGTGTAGTGTAGCGATACTTTCAGTGTCGTCGGTAGGGCCATAGGCAAAGCTCATGCCCATGCAGCCAAGACCAATGGCTGATAGTTGTTCGTCTGTGTTTCCTAAGCGTCTGTATTTCATGACTTGTTGTGTTGAGTGACTAGTAGTCATTGATCAACTGGTTACCGGACGAATGGGGTAATAAATACCTGCCGTATGATCAATGCCAATTGATGCACAAAAGTAGAGCGCCTGTTCTGAAATAGGTTTATAGGATTCACACAGATGATTATAAAAATCAAACAGCTACACTACGCGCTTCGCCAGGTGTAAGGCCCGTATGTCGCTTAAAGAAAATATTGAAATAGGTCGGGTAGTCGAAACCAAGACTATAGGCAATTTCGGCGATGTTCCAATCGGTATGTTTGAGCAAAGCCTGGGCTTCCTTAACAATCCGGGCCGATATATGATCGGTGGTTGTTTTGCCGGTCGTCTCTTTTACTGATCGGTTCAGGTGATTGACATGGACCGACAGGCTGTTGGCGTAATCGTTTGCCGTTTTTAAGACAAGGGCATTTTCGGGAGTGTCGATTGGGAATTGCCGTTCCAGCAACTGAATAAACAGCGCAGTTATACGGGCCGATGCGCTAATCTGCCGTTCAAAACTTTCGGCGGGTTGCATCTTCATAGCTTCGTGGATGATCAAATGCAGGTAATTCCGCAACAGGTCATATTTATGCGGGTAGGACGATGCTATCTCAATCATCATCTTCTGAAAAATGCCTGATAAGTCCTGTAATTGCTGTGTGTTGATGAAAAAGACGGGATCTCCTCCAATTTTGAATAACGGCGATTCCGAAAGTGTCTCTTTTCGCTCGTAGGGTTGTATAAACGATTCAGTAAACAAGCAGAACCAGCCTTGCTGATCATCAGAAGCGGCTTCCCAGGAATAAGGAATCACCGGATTTGAAAACAACAGCGCGGGGCGGTCAATCAGAATCCACTTATTGGCATAATACAACTTGCCAGTGCCAATAATGAGCGAAACTTTATAAAAGTCCCGGCGTATGTAGGGCGTTTTCTGGAAACATGACGCTCGCGTAAAGACATTGAAGTGGCCTGGACCTGCATTATTTAACGAAAGAGCAGAGGCATTTGCCTGCGGTACACGATGATAAAACTCCTGAATACTCTCCATATTATTCATCGGGCGAATTTATAAAATTCAAATAAACTAATGAAGTGCCTTTTTTTGGGCGGAAAGTCGTCGAACGCTCATGCTATACTCGTGGACAAGCAACAGTTTCTGACAGAATTGAGGATGTATTCCTGAAACAAACCGTGCCTGTGTGCCTAATCAGAAATGAAGTGAACGCTTATCGCCTGTCTCAATAATTCCCGTTCACAATCGGACGGAACGTGTCCACTTTCGGACAGTACTATCGTAATGATTTGCGGTAATCTATTAAAAATCAGTGATTTGTCTTCATGGCACGGCTGTTGAATAACCTGCTTTAATTATCCTGTAGGATTTCATGAAACCTAGTCTACTTTTCTTAATGCTTGGTATCAGTCTGGTGTCGTTCGGTCAGTCGTCGCTCAATACCGTTATCAACGAAGATGGTAAAACGCTGTCTATTCTGATTGAGGGTAAGCGCAACGGCAAGCCAATCAATTATGACCGGAAATTCGATGTAACGAAGCTAAGTAGTTCCGAAAAAGAAGCTTTGAAGAATCGCGTACTGGATTCGCTGGGATTAGGTCAACCAACTGCCAATTCCGAAGCAGTCGTAGAACGGGATCGGTCTACAGCAAACGGAGTCGGAACGTCGGTCAGTAGCCGAACATCAGGGCGTGTGGTCGTGAGTACACCGAAGCCCCCCACACCACCAGGCCCACCCGCCGATGCTGGCCAAACGGTTGTTACGTTCCAGTGCGAAAGCTGTGCCGGAAAAGTAAAACTGGAAATCAGTAGTGCATTGGAAGATTTTGCCATTGAACGCGATGCCAAAGCCGGTACCGATAAGCGAATGTTTCCGTATCAGGTACCACTAACACCGGGTGAATATCATCTGAAATATTACCAGAATGGCGTATTGCAGATGCAGTCGATCTTTAGTGTTAAAGCCGATGAATCGAATGAGGTTATGATAAAATAGCAGGGTGCTTCGCACGGGGATTCCCCGCTCTCCCCGCGCGAAGCACCCTGCCCCAACCCTATGCTCACAAACTACATCAAAATTGCCTGGCGGAACATTGTCCGCAACAAAACCTTCTCGGCCATCAACATTCTGGGATTGGCACTGGGTATGGCGTGTAGCCTGCTCATTTTTCTGTGGATTCAGGATGAGCGAAGTGTGGATAACTATCATGCCAACGGCCCACAGCTTTATAACATTATGGAGCGCCAGTACTACGATGGTAAAGTTGTGGCCCACGGCGCTACCCCCGCTCTTCTGTCGGATGAGTTGAAAAAACAGTTTCCTGAAATACGCTATGCTGCCGGATATACGGGCTGGGATGCCAATATGACCTTTGCCGTTGGCGATAAGGTAAACAAAGTGATGGGGCATTGGGCCGGGGCCGACTGGTTTAAGATGTTCAGTATTCCGCTGCTGGCCGGAACGCCACAAACCGCCCTCAATGAGCCAAATAATCTGGCCATTTCACGAAAAGTGGCCGATAACTATTTTGGTAGCCCACAGGCCGCCATCGGCAAGTCGATGCGGGTCGATAATGCCAAAGATTATCAGGTAACGGCAGTGTTTGACGATCTGCCCGAAAATTCGTCGGACAAATACGATTTTCTGCTGAACTGGCACGACTGCATCGACCGCAATAGCTGGATGAAAGAATGGGGTAACAACGGCCCCCGCACCCGCATTATGGTAGAACCTAATACGGATGTGGTCAAACTGGAGGCTAAGCTTAAGTCGTTTCTGAATAAATACAACAAAGAACTTAACGAGAGCTTCAACATCGAACTTTTTCTACAGCCATTCGGGCAGGCTTATTTGTACTCCAATTTCGAAAACGGTCAGCAATCGGGTGGGCGTATTGAGTATGTGCGGCTGTTTGCTATTGTAGCGGCCTTTTTGCTGCTGATTGCCTGCATCAACTTCATGAACCTGGCAACGGCCCGCTCGGCGCGTCGGGCGCGTGAGGTGGGCGTACGGAAAGTGATTGGTGCAATGCGGAGTCTGCTGGTTGGGCAGTTTGTTGGTGAGGCTCTGATGCTTACAGTATTGGCGCTGATTATTGCACTTGGCGTTGTGTATTTGTTTTTGCCAGCGTTCAATTCACTAACGGGTAAACACATTAGTCTACAGCCAACTCAGGCTTCGTTCTGGGGCGTTATTCTGGGTATGACGCTGGCAACCGGCATCGTAGCAGGTAGTTATCCGGCACTGTTCCTGTCGTCGCTCAATCCGGTTCGGGTGCTGAAAGGTTCACTGAAATTTGGTTCGGGCGCCCGCCTGTTTCGTCAGGGGCTGGTAGTGTTCCAGTTTACCTTGTCGATGTTACTGATTGTTGGAACCATCGTTGTCTATCGGCAGGTCAACTACATACAGACCAAGAATCTGGGATATGATCGGGAAAACCTGATCCGACTATCGGCCGATGGCGAACTGGGTTCGAAATACGAAACATTCAAGGCCGAAATTCAGCAATTGCCGGGCGTCCAGACGGTGTCGTACATGGACGAATCGCCTACCAATCTGGGCAGCAGCACGGGGGGCGTAGAATGGGTCGGTAAAGACCCCAACGTAAATATTCAGTTCACACAGACGGGCGTAGGCTACGACTTTGCGAAAACGCTCAACGTGAAAGTACATGGCCGCGATTTCTCGAAAGAATACGGCATGGATTCGACCAACTATCTGGTCAATGAGGCCGCTGTGAAACGCATTGGCTATAAAAATCCGGTTGGTCAACCAATAACCATGTGGGGCAAACCCGGCAAGATTATTGGCGTGATGGAAGACTTTCATTTTCAGTCACTGCATGAGCCCATCCAGCCCCTGATTCTTCGCCTGAACCCGAAAGCCTCGGGTCGAAGCATCCTGATTCGGACGCAGCCGGGTCAGACCAAACAGGCGCTGACGAGTCTGGAAGGCTTCTGCAAAGCGTTTAATCCAAAGTTTCCATTCAGTTATCAGTTTGTTGACGAAGAATATGAGAAGCTATATAAAAGCGAAACCATAGTGGGAAGTCTGGCTAATTATTTTGCGTTTCTGGCCATTTTCATCTCGTGTCTGGGGCTGTTTGGCCTGTCGGCCTTTACGGCCGAGCAGCGGACGAAGGAAATTGGTGTTCGCAAAGTGCTGGGTGCTTCGGTAAACAGCATTGTTGGCCTACTCTCGCAGGATTTTCTGAAACTGGTTTTACTGGCTATTGTCATTGCGTCGCCACTTGCCTGGTATGTGATGAACAACTGGCTCCAGGGCTTTGCCTATAAGACCGATATTACGTGGTGGATATTCGCGCTGGCGGGCGTGCTGGCCGTTCTGATTGCCTTTTTTACGGTCAGTTTCCAAAGCATTAAAGCCGCGTTGATGAACCCGGTGAAATCACTTCGATCGGAATAAAAACAGCCCCCTAACCCCCAAAGGGGGCATTAGTCTGAGTAACAACTCCCCCTTCGGGGGCAGGGGGGCTGTTATGCTACGAAACTACATCAAAATCGCCTGGCGGAATCTGGTCCGCAACAAAGCCTTTTCGGCTATCAACATTGTTGGCCTGGCGCTTGGGCTGGCTACCTGCCTGCTCATTAGCCTGTACGTCTTCAATGAACTGAGCTACGACCGCTATAGCGATAAAGCGAACCGAATGGTGCGAGTGGTTTTTCGGGGCACTATGGATGGCGGTCAGATTAATGAGGCTAATGTGATGCCGCCCGTTGCCCAGACACTGAAAGCCGATTATCCCGAAGTGGAAGAAGCCACACGACTACAGAGTGTAGGCTATCCAACGATCAACATCGGCGATAAAACCTTTCGGGATGAGCGGCTTGCTTATGCCGATTCTAATTTCTTTCAGGTATTCGCATTGCCTTTGGTTGAAGGCGATGCCAAAACAGCACTGGTTCAGCCAGGCACTGCTGTTATTACCCGGGCATTGGCGCAGAAGTTTTTCGGCAATGCGAATCCACTGGGAAAGTCTATAAGCATTAAAAGCTGGAATGCACTCTTCCGGGTGACGGGCGTAATTGACAAAATACCGGTCAATTCGCATTTTCATTTCGATATGTTTATGTCGATGGCAGGACTTCCCGATGCCAAATCGCCTTCCTGGATGACGTCGGGCTACTACACCTATCTGGTTCTGCCCAAAGGATATGATCCGGCAAAGCTGGAAGCGAAGTTGCCACAAATGGTCAGCAAATACATGGGACCACAGCTTCAGAAGGCTTTCGGAATGACTATTACGCAGTTCCGTCAGAAAGGCAACGACGTCAGCTTTCTGCTGCAACCCTTAACCGATATTCATCTGCGCTCGAATCTGACGGGCGAAATGGAAGCGAACGGCGATATTCAATACGTCTATATTTTTGGGGCTATTGCCCTGTTTATGTTGGTTGTTGCCTGTATCAACTTCATGAATCTGAGCACCGCCGGTGCGTCGAAACGGGCCAAAGAAGTGGGCATTCGAAAAGTGATGGGCTCGGTGCGGCAGAGTCTGGCCAGTCAGTTTCTGATTGAGTCGCTACTCCTAACAGCAATTGCTCTGGCTTTGGCTGTTGGGCTGGTTTATCTCACACTGCCACTCTTCAATGAACTGGCCGGAAAAGCGCTTCATTTCAATTTTTTGGCTACACCCTGGCTGCTGCCAGGTCTGGTGTTGCTGGGCGTTGTGGTGGGGGTGCTGGCCGGCAGTTATCCTGCTTTTTTCCTGTCGTCGTTTAAACCTGTTCAGGTACTGAAAGGTGCCAGGTTCACAGGTGGCCGGAAGAGTATCGGTCTGCGGAGTGGGCTGGTTGTGGTTCAGTTCTTTATTTCGATAACGCTGATGATCGGCACAACGGTGGTTTATCGGCAGCTCAACTTTATCCAGAACAAACGATTGGGCTACGAGAAAGACCAGGTGCTGGTGTTACCCGAAACGTGGCTCCTCGACAAAAAAGAAGAGGTGTTCCGCAATCAGATCATGCAGGACCCTCGGGTGGTCAATGTTAGCACATCGGGCTACCTGCCAGCCGGGCCAAGCAATAACAACAACTACATGGTTTATCCCGAAACCAATTCGACCCAGTTGGTAAAGACAGTTCGGTACGACGTCGACTATAACTACATTCCGACGCTGGGGATGCAGATGGCCTACGGGCGAAATTTCTCGAAAGCGTATGGCACCGATTCGTCGGGTATTATCCTGAATGAGACAGCCGCCCGAACATTCGGCTGGAACGGCAATGCGCTGGGCCATACCATTACCCATACCGAAAACGACGGGAAACCGGGCGTTTACAGAGTGATTGGCGTCGTCAAAGATTTTCATTTTCGCTCGATGCACGAAGCCATTACACCGCTGGTGATGGTATTGGGAAAGAACTCAGGAACCGTTATTGTGAAAATTAAGACGAAAGACATTAGTGGGCTTCTGGCTACGCTGAAGCAACAGTGGGAGAAGCTGACTACCGATGCACCGTTTAATTACTCGTTCCTCGACGAACGCTTCAACAATACGTATCTGGCTGAACAGAAAACAGGTCGAATTCTGGGCTTTTTTGCGGGACTAACCATATTCGTGGCCTGTCTGGGTTTGTTTGGTCTGGCAACATTCATGGCCGAGCAACGTACTAAAGAAATCGGTGTTCGCAAAGTGCTGGGAGCCAGTGTGCCGAGTATTGTTGGGCTGCTCTCCCGCGATTTTCTGAAACTGGTTGCCATTGCCATCGTGCTGGCGAGCCCCGTTGCCGGGTATACTATGAACAAGTGGTTACAGGATTTTGCCTATAAGATCACTATTGAGTGGTGGATGTTCGTGCTGGCGGGTGTGCTAGCCGTTCTCATTGCGTTACTAACTGTAAGTTTTCAATCGATCCGGGCCGCATTGATGAACCCGGTGAAATCACTGCGGTCGGAATAAATGGCGGGGAGAGCGGGAGAGCGGGGCACTTCGTGCAGGGGTTGCTGGAAGGATAGGGACTAAGCCCCGCAACCCCGCTCTCCCCGCACGAAGCACCTCGCTACCTCTGCACAAAGTACCTCATTCCCCTTAACAACCATGAACAACGAAACTCTTGAACAAATCTACAATCAGATGTGCGCCCGGCGCGATGCCATTAGTCTGCATTATCTGAACAATCGAGCCCTGAAACAGAACGATCCGGTAAGCTATGGTAAATACCAGAAAGAACTTCGGGACATTAACAAGCGGCTGCGCATTATCCGGCAGTGTATACCGGCCAACCCGGTGCTTGTAGTCTGAATGATTGAATTGTTGAATGATTGAATTGTTGAATGATTGAATTGTTGAATGATTGAATAAGCTCAATTCAATCATTCAACAATCCCGTTAACCTTGAAATTTTAGTCGAAAATGCGTTGAAGATAATCATACATTATGCTGAGAAATTACCTGAAAATTGCGTGGCGGGGCTTGATGAAGAACCGCCTGTTCACGTTTCTGAACCTGCTGGGATTGGCCGCGGGACTGGCCGTTGCTTTGTTGCTCATGCTCTATGTGACCGATGAGCTACAGTTCGACAAATACCACACCCATGCTGATCGGATCTACCGCGTTGGACTGACAGTAACCTTCGACGGGAAAAGTATGAAGTGGGCGAGTGCGCCAAATGCGATCGGGCCTACACTGAAAGCGGAGGTTCCCGGTGTTGAGCAGCAAACACGGTTATTGCATCACAACTTCGGACAAACGGCATTTGTCAACTCGGGTGATCGCAAATTTGCCGAAAAGAAACTGTACTGGGCCGATGGGAGCTTTTTTTCGATATTCGACATTCCGCTTGTTAAAGGAAATCCTAAAACGGCGCTCGATGGCCCGCATAAAGTTGTGCTAAGTCAGGCTACTGCCGACCGCTATTTTGCGAATGAAAATCCAATCGGCAAAGTCCTCTATGTCGATAACCACGACACGCTGGAGGTGACGGGCGTGTATGAGAATGTTCCGGGTACCTCCACCATCGATGCCGATCTGATTGGTTCGTTCGCCAGTGTTGGCTGGGCCAAAGAGCTTTCGTGGAGCAATGCCAGTTTTGAAACTTTTCTGCTGTTAAGCCCGCAGGTGAATTCGGCTCAGATCGACAAACAACTGGCCGTTCTTATTAACAAACACGTTCCGAAAGCCGATCAATGGTATGGGGCATGGCTACAGCCATTGACCGACATTCACCTGTATTCGTCCGACATTACCAATTCGAACACCATCCGTGTTGGCGACATTCGGCAGGTGAAAATTCTGCTGCTGCTGGCCATTGTAATTCTGCTGATTGCCTGCATCAACTACATGAATCTGGCCACAGCCCGCGCACAGATTCGTTTCCGTGAAGTGGGTGTTATCAAAACCGTTGGCGCATCGATGCGGCACCTGGTTAGCCGGTTTTATCTGGAAACCAGTCTGATGGTAAGTCTGGCCTTAGTGATTGCCATTAGTCTGGTAATAATATGCCTTCCGTTGTTCAATCAACTTACCGGAAAACAACTGAGTTATTGGGTGCTGCTGACTCCTCCGGTCTGGCTGGGCCTACTGTTGATCGGGGTAATAATTACGCTGGTTGCAGGATCTTATCCGGCGTTTTACCTATCGTCGTTTTCGCCAAAATATTTGCTCAGTACCACCTTCCGGAATCAGTCGGGCGCGGGGTTGCTGCGCCGGTCGCTGGTTGTGATTCAGTTTACGGCTTCGGTCGTGCTGATGGTCAGTACGTTTATTTTCTACCGGCAGTTGCAGTTTATTCAAAACCAGAAATTGGGCTACGAGCCCACTCAGGTACTGGCCATCATGACATCGGGAGCTAAGGACAAACAGCAGATCGACGCACTGATGAACGACTACCGGACGCTGAGCAGTGTGGTCGATGTATGCCGGGCGCAGACTTTTCCGGGGAGTGGCGGCAGTGGTCGAGTGATCACCAAAGCCGATAACCAGAATACGAATTCGAGCGAAGGGATGGCCATCAAGACCAATCGGGTAGGGGCGGAGTTTTTGAATGTGCTGGGACTGAAACTGCTGGCTGGCAAAACATTGCCCGCTCTGAAAAATGAAAAAGACACCACGGTGCAGGTGGTGCTGAACAAAACGGCCGTCGATTATTTAGGCTTCACTCCTCAGAAAGCAATTGGCCAGAAAGCGCATAACCTCTTTGGCTGGGATCGTGCCGAAATTGTTGGCGTGGTCGATGATTTTCATTTCGAATCGCTTCACCAGCCCATTGGCGCCTATGCCTTTCATAATGCCAATACGGAGGGGCGCCCGTATTTGCTGGTTAAAACCCATACGGCGCAGCTATCAGAAACCATGCGCCAACTGGAGCGGGTTTTTCAGAAAGACATGCCCGATTCTGCCTTTGAATTCACATTCCTTGATGAATATCTGAATACGCTCTACCGCGCCGAGCAACGGACGGCAACGGTGGTACTGGTGTTTTCGGCATTGGCTATTCTGATTGCCTGTCTGGGATTGTTCGGTCTGGCGGCCTTTACGGCCGAACAGCGAACGAAGGAAATTGGTGTTCGCAAAGTGCTGGGCGCATCGGTGTTCAATATTGTTGGCCTGTTATCGAAAGATTTCCTGAAGCTGGTACTAGTGGCTATTCTGGTAGCTGCACCTATTGCCTGGTATGCCATGAATGAGTGGTTACAAGGCTTTGCCTATCGCATCGCTATTGAGTGGTGGGTGTTTGTGCTGGCGGGCGTGCTGGCCGCTCTGGTTGCGTTCCTAACGGTTAGTTTTCAAAGTATTCGGGCCGCGTTGATGAACCCCGTAAAATCACTTCGATCGGAATAAAAACAGCCCCCTAACCCCCAAAGGGGGCATTAACCGAATAACAACTCCCCCTTCGGGGGTAGGGGGGCTGCTATGCTTACAAACTACCTCAAAATCGCTCTGCGCAATCTTGGGCGCAATCGTCTGACAACGATTCTCAATGTGGTCGGTTTGTCAGTGGGTATTGCTGCGTGCCTGGTTATTTACCTCATCGTGCAGTTCGAACTCAGTTTCGACAAGCGGGTGCCCGATAGTGAACAGGTGTACCGGCTAGTATCGAAGTTTAAGTTTGGCGACGAATTCTATTACAACCCCGGTTTATCGGCACCTATTCCCGAGGCAGTGCGAACGAAAATGGCAGGTATAGAAACCGTAGCTGCGTTTCATTCAAGCAGTTTTCCGACGGTTGAAGTACCCCGTGAAGGAGCCGACCCCGCCCGTTTTCAGGCACCCAAACATGGACATGACTGGCTTGCCAGCGCTGATGCTGCCTTTTTTGAAATTTTGCCCCGGCAGTGGTTAGCGGGTTCACCAAAAGCGTCGTTGTCGAAGCCAGGGCAGATCGTGCTCACCGAACGACAGGCTAAGCTGTATTTTGGCGATGCCAGTCCGGCTATTATTGGCCGTCGGCTCATTGGCCAGCAGTATCGCGACACGCTTACGCTGACCGTATCGGGATTGATAAAAGATCTGGATACGCCCAGTGATTTTGATTTTCAGGGTTTTATTTCACTGGCTACCCAAACCACCAGCAAGAAACGTCGGGATAATCTGGGGTATGATCAATGGAATAATACCAACTCATCGTCGCAATGTTTGATTAAGCTGGCACCGGGTACCGACCCTAAACGCTTTGGAGAACAGATTACAAAGCTGGCCGAGGCCAATGTCGCCCCTGACGACGATCCGGGTAATCGCTGGTTGTGGCTTCAGCCGCTGTCCGATATTCATTTCAATGCCGATTATGCTAGCGGCCAGCATGTAGCGCACCGGCCAACGTTGTTGATTCTGGGGCTGGTTGGCGGGTTTCTGTTGCTGTTGGCTTGCGTCAACTTCATTAACCTGGCCACGGCACAATCGACCCAGCGAGCCAAAGAAATTGGCATTCGAAAAACGCTGGGTAGCGAGCGCAAACAGCTTATGGCTCAATTTTTAGGTGAAACCTTGCTGTTGACCCTACTGGCGGCCATTGTGTCGATCGGATTGGCGCAGGGTGCTCTGACTTATCTGGGCGACATTGTACCGAAAGGCGTTGTGCTCGATCTGCTTAGCCCTGGTCTGTATCTTTTTCTGCTCGGTGTAGCACTTATCACGGCGCTGCTGGCGGGGGTGTATCCCGGCGCACTACTAGCGCGACTGTCGCCCGTAACAACCTTACAAAATCGGGTTGGGCAGGCTACGGGTAATGCTGCATTGCGAAAAGGATTGATTGTGGGGCAGTTCACTGTGGCACAGGTATTTATTATCGGAGCTTTGCTGGTCGGTCAGCAACTGCGATTCATGATCAATTCGGATCAGGGATTTCAGCGCGAAGCCATCGTTACGTTCTCAACTCCAATCACTTCCTTTTTTAACGGCGACCACAACAATATTCGCTTCACACTCGCCGACCGGATTCGGAAGCTGGCGGGCGTTGAGCAGGTTAGCATGGCCAACCAGACACCACTTTCGGGAGGATGGTCGACATCGACACTGGAGTTTGCTTCCAGAAAGGGAACGTCGAAGGTGAATGTATACCGCAAGGAGGTCGACACCAATTTTGTTGACCTATACGGATTGAAAGTGCTGGCGGGCCGAAATCTGCTGGCAAGTGATACGGCCAGAGAATTTGTCATTAACGAAACGCTGGCCCGCTATATGGGTTTTCAGAAGCCGTCGCAGGCAATAGGAAAGCTGTTAGGTAAGATGCCTATTGTTGGGGTCATTCGTGATTTTAATCATCGTACGCTACACAATACCATTCAGCCCACGGCGCTGATGAGCCACAAGAGTAATCTGCATGTTTTCAATGTGCGGTTTCGTCAGAGCGGAGCGGCTTCTTTCGATCAGACACTGGCTCAGATTCAGAAACTCTGGGTCGACACCTATCCCGATGAGCCATTCGAAGCGAAGTTTTTCGATGAATCCGTCGCTGAACTTTACGGCAAAGAGCGCAATCTGAGCAAGCTCATCACGCTCGCTACCGGTATTGCCGTATTGATCAGTTGCCTTGGGCTGTTTGGCCTGGTAACGTTCACCGCCGAACGGCGCACCAAAGAAATTGGTGTGCGGAAAGTGTTGGGCGCATCGGTAGCTAATATTGTTACCCTGCTGTCGCGAGATTTTCTGATTTTGATCATCATAGCCGTGCTCATTGCATCGCCACTGGCGTGGTGGGGAGTCGATGAATGGCTGAAAGGGTTTGCGTATCGTATCGACCTGTCGTTGGGAATATTCCTGCTGGCGGGGTTGCTGGTTATTGGCATTGCACTGGTAACGGTTAGTTTTCAAAGCATTAAAGCGGCACTGATGAATCCCGTAAAATCATTACGGTCTGAGTAAAAACAGTCCCTAATCCCCTCGCTCTATGCTAAAAAATATCATCAAAACGGCCCTGCGTGCGTTAAAGCGCAACTGGAGTTA harbors:
- a CDS encoding ABC transporter permease, with amino-acid sequence MLTNYLKIALRNLGRNRLTTILNVVGLSVGIAACLVIYLIVQFELSFDKRVPDSEQVYRLVSKFKFGDEFYYNPGLSAPIPEAVRTKMAGIETVAAFHSSSFPTVEVPREGADPARFQAPKHGHDWLASADAAFFEILPRQWLAGSPKASLSKPGQIVLTERQAKLYFGDASPAIIGRRLIGQQYRDTLTLTVSGLIKDLDTPSDFDFQGFISLATQTTSKKRRDNLGYDQWNNTNSSSQCLIKLAPGTDPKRFGEQITKLAEANVAPDDDPGNRWLWLQPLSDIHFNADYASGQHVAHRPTLLILGLVGGFLLLLACVNFINLATAQSTQRAKEIGIRKTLGSERKQLMAQFLGETLLLTLLAAIVSIGLAQGALTYLGDIVPKGVVLDLLSPGLYLFLLGVALITALLAGVYPGALLARLSPVTTLQNRVGQATGNAALRKGLIVGQFTVAQVFIIGALLVGQQLRFMINSDQGFQREAIVTFSTPITSFFNGDHNNIRFTLADRIRKLAGVEQVSMANQTPLSGGWSTSTLEFASRKGTSKVNVYRKEVDTNFVDLYGLKVLAGRNLLASDTAREFVINETLARYMGFQKPSQAIGKLLGKMPIVGVIRDFNHRTLHNTIQPTALMSHKSNLHVFNVRFRQSGAASFDQTLAQIQKLWVDTYPDEPFEAKFFDESVAELYGKERNLSKLITLATGIAVLISCLGLFGLVTFTAERRTKEIGVRKVLGASVANIVTLLSRDFLILIIIAVLIASPLAWWGVDEWLKGFAYRIDLSLGIFLLAGLLVIGIALVTVSFQSIKAALMNPVKSLRSE